In one Corallococcus sp. EGB genomic region, the following are encoded:
- a CDS encoding radical SAM protein: MRYELHDSRVLTWSLETHVTTHCNLRCAQCCPLSPHLPAWAVSPQALAEDLRRLSRVLKPNVFKLTGGEPFLHPDLPAVLDVVRASGLSEQVSVTTNGFLAQSAPDAVYERLDRMTLSFYTSAPLPERSIARITERCDRHGVHLTVKAIDRFQRITPDAPLASDAEVQDVFAKCWLKQRCHLVHQGRFYLCTRPPHVATVLAAEHPHLPSLAERDSVSLDEPDLLTRLLAYLERDAPLATCRHCLGSSGPWEPHAQLPRVRAAT, translated from the coding sequence GTGCGCTACGAGCTCCACGACAGCCGCGTCCTCACCTGGTCCCTGGAGACGCACGTCACCACGCACTGCAACCTGCGCTGCGCGCAGTGCTGCCCGCTGTCGCCGCACCTGCCCGCGTGGGCCGTGTCACCGCAAGCGCTCGCCGAGGACCTGCGCCGCCTGTCGCGCGTGCTCAAGCCCAACGTCTTCAAGCTCACCGGCGGTGAGCCCTTCCTCCATCCGGATCTGCCCGCCGTACTGGACGTGGTGCGCGCCTCTGGCCTCTCCGAACAGGTGTCCGTCACCACCAACGGCTTCCTCGCCCAGAGCGCCCCCGACGCCGTGTACGAACGGCTCGACCGGATGACCCTGTCGTTCTACACGTCCGCGCCCCTGCCCGAGCGCTCCATCGCCCGCATCACCGAACGCTGCGACCGGCACGGCGTCCACCTCACGGTGAAGGCCATCGACCGCTTCCAGCGCATCACCCCGGACGCGCCGCTCGCGTCCGACGCGGAGGTCCAGGACGTCTTCGCGAAGTGCTGGCTCAAGCAGCGCTGCCACCTGGTCCACCAGGGCCGCTTCTACCTCTGCACCCGGCCGCCCCACGTCGCCACCGTCCTCGCCGCGGAGCACCCGCACCTGCCCTCGCTCGCGGAGCGCGACAGCGTGTCGCTCGATGAGCCGGACCTGCTCACCCGCCTGCTGGCCTACCTGGAGCGGGACGCGCCGCTCGCCACCTGCCGCCACTGCCTGGGGTCCAGTGGCCCCTGGGAACCCCACGCGCAGCTGCCGCGTGTCCGCGCCGCGACCTGA